Below is a window of Allomuricauda ruestringensis DSM 13258 DNA.
TAAATTTGTACACAATAAAGTATAGTATTATGCAGATTACGAGTGTATCGGACTTCAGAAAAGATATTAAGACCTACTTGGACAGGGTAGTGAAAGATTTTGAAACCTTAGTCATCAACCGTGGAAAAGATTCCGGGATAGTAGTCATGTCTTTACAAGAATACAATTCATTAATGGCCACAAGCCATGAACTATCCTCTCGAAAAAATGAAATGAGATTGGATTCCGCTATTGAGAAACTAAAAAAAGGAGAATCTTTCGATAAGGATCTAATCAAAGATTGACCATGAAATATGTATTTGTGGACGAATCTTGGGAGGATTATTTGTATTGGCAAAAAACGGACAAAAAAAAGGTTAGGAAAATAAATGCCCTTTTAAAGGACATAGCTCGAAACCCTTTTGACGGAATTGGAAAACCAGAACCTTTAAAACACAAATACTCCGGGTTTTGGTCAAGAAGAATTGATAGTGAACACAGACTGATATACCAATACAGAGACGAGGAAATATTGATTGCAAAATGTAGGTTCCATTATGACTAAATAGATAGAAACCCCCATATTGGCGCGAGTATCACATTCGTACCCTTTTGCTGGCGCGAGCCTCTTGGCCCGTACCTCTTGATATTACTTTATATTCTTCAAATTAATTACCTCCTGCTCGGTCAAGTGTCGCCAATGGCCTCGTGGCAAATCCTTTTTGGTAAGTCCAGCAAAAATAACACGGTCCAATTTGGTAACATTGTACCCCAAATGCTCAAAAATACGGCGCACAATGCGGTTACGTCCGCTGTGAATCTCCACCCCTACTTCACGTTTTGGCGCTCCTTGAATGTAACTTACACTATCCACGGTAATTGGGCCATCTTCCAACTCCAGACCAGCTTCAATTTTGTGTAGGTCGGCCAAACTTAGATTATTGTCCAAATGCACATGGTAAATTTTACGCACGTTATGTTTGGGATGGGTCAATTTTTTGGTGAGGTCACCGTCGTTGGTGAACAGTAGAAGTCCAGTGGTATTTCTATCCAAACGGCCCACGGGTAACAAACGATTGTTCGAGGCACTCGAAATCAACTCCATTACGGTACGGCGTCCCTTTTCATCACTCGTAGTGGTGATAAAATTCTTGGGTTTGTTCAGCAAAATGTACTCCTTCTTTTCCAAGTTCAGTCGCTTTCCATCAAAACGTACATCATCGGAACGTTTTACCTTAAAACCCATTTCGGTGATGGTCTTTCCATTAACCGTAACATTCCCGGCAGCAATAAAAGTATCCGCTTCCCTTCGGGAACAAATGCCAGCATTGGCAATGTAGCGGTTCAAACGAATTACATCCGGATTGGATGGTTTTCTTGGAGCGCTCTGCTTTGGTTTTGAGGAAAATTTTTTGTCAAACGGTTTTTTTCTATCCCCGCCCTTGAAGTTTTTGGAAGGTCTTCTACCTTTGTTGTCTGATTTCGCCATCAGTCGAATTTTTTGCAAATGTAGTCTTTTTAAACTCCAAAAAACCTAAAGAACAAAGAATTACAAAATTCGGTTCAGCGCCACATCCACATCAACTAAAAGGATACTGAAAACGCCTGCCACAATTATAAATTTAATGATGTTGTGCAGCCAAACGTAGTGCTTTTTGCCATTGGCCCTCCACAGTAAGAACAAAAACAAAATCAAAAGGGCGATACAGGCCATAAAGTATAAGTACATATACCCCACATCAAAGGTTTTGATAAGTAAAAGGGCAGGAAACAAGGTAAGGACAATGAGCAGGGAAATGATGGTTTTTGATACGTTTGGACCATAAATAATGGGAATGGTTTTATAATTCTGGGCCATATCACCAGCCATATTCTCCAAATCTTTGATCATTTCGCGGGCCAAAATCAACAAAAACAAGAAAATG
It encodes the following:
- a CDS encoding pseudouridine synthase, giving the protein MAKSDNKGRRPSKNFKGGDRKKPFDKKFSSKPKQSAPRKPSNPDVIRLNRYIANAGICSRREADTFIAAGNVTVNGKTITEMGFKVKRSDDVRFDGKRLNLEKKEYILLNKPKNFITTTSDEKGRRTVMELISSASNNRLLPVGRLDRNTTGLLLFTNDGDLTKKLTHPKHNVRKIYHVHLDNNLSLADLHKIEAGLELEDGPITVDSVSYIQGAPKREVGVEIHSGRNRIVRRIFEHLGYNVTKLDRVIFAGLTKKDLPRGHWRHLTEQEVINLKNIK
- a CDS encoding Txe/YoeB family addiction module toxin, coding for MKYVFVDESWEDYLYWQKTDKKKVRKINALLKDIARNPFDGIGKPEPLKHKYSGFWSRRIDSEHRLIYQYRDEEILIAKCRFHYD
- a CDS encoding type II toxin-antitoxin system Phd/YefM family antitoxin; translation: MQITSVSDFRKDIKTYLDRVVKDFETLVINRGKDSGIVVMSLQEYNSLMATSHELSSRKNEMRLDSAIEKLKKGESFDKDLIKD